One genomic region from Anaerobacillus sp. CMMVII encodes:
- the pflA gene encoding pyruvate formate-lyase-activating protein, with amino-acid sequence MLGRIHSVESCGTVDGPGLRFIIFLQGCAMRCAYCHNPDTWKVSGGIEKSVDELLEEAKGYLPYMKFSNGGVTLSGGEPLLQPDFVLEFFKKCKEAGIHTTLDSSGFVQPANLEEILEVTDLVLLDIKHIREEQHKKITGVSNKNTLKFAKLLDQKGIPVWIRHVLVPGLSTEEKDLSDLGEFLATLSNVEKVEILPYHKMGEYKWEQLGLDNTLVNVMPPKSDEVERAYELLTKQCKLINNK; translated from the coding sequence ATGTTAGGAAGAATCCATTCAGTTGAATCTTGTGGAACAGTAGATGGTCCTGGTTTGCGATTTATCATTTTCCTTCAAGGGTGTGCGATGCGTTGTGCTTACTGTCATAATCCTGATACGTGGAAGGTTAGTGGTGGAATTGAAAAGAGTGTAGATGAATTACTGGAAGAAGCAAAAGGGTACCTGCCTTATATGAAATTTTCTAACGGTGGTGTTACATTGAGTGGTGGAGAACCACTTTTGCAACCTGATTTTGTTCTAGAGTTTTTCAAAAAGTGTAAAGAAGCTGGGATTCATACAACCCTTGACTCATCGGGTTTTGTTCAACCAGCTAATCTTGAAGAAATACTGGAAGTGACAGACCTTGTTCTTTTAGATATCAAGCATATTAGAGAAGAGCAACATAAAAAGATTACAGGGGTGTCGAACAAGAATACACTAAAATTTGCAAAACTTTTAGACCAAAAGGGAATTCCGGTTTGGATTAGACATGTCCTTGTCCCTGGTCTCTCAACTGAAGAAAAAGATTTAAGTGATCTGGGTGAATTCTTAGCAACACTTTCTAATGTTGAAAAAGTGGAAATCCTTCCTTACCATAAAATGGGTGAATACAAATGGGAACAGCTAGGGTTAGATAATACGCTTGTTAACGTTATGCCACCAAAGTCAGACGAAGTGGAACGTGCATACGAATTATTAACAAAACAATGTAAATTAATAAACAATAAATAA
- the accB gene encoding acetyl-CoA carboxylase biotin carboxyl carrier protein, translated as MIKIQDIRELIKAIDQSSIEEFKYEQEGTKITLRKERKQLEQVQQFVQQPAPIPQQVVTSIPQQVEQVVESESKSETPIAPAANLHKITSPMVGTFYAAPSPDSDSYVKVGSKVTQDSVVCIVEAMKLMNEIEAEIKGEIVEILVENGQLVEYGQELFLVKAE; from the coding sequence ATGATTAAAATTCAAGATATTCGCGAACTAATTAAGGCTATTGATCAATCAAGTATTGAAGAGTTTAAATACGAGCAAGAGGGAACAAAAATCACCCTAAGAAAAGAAAGAAAGCAGCTTGAACAAGTACAGCAGTTCGTTCAACAACCGGCACCAATCCCGCAACAAGTGGTTACTTCTATACCGCAGCAAGTTGAACAAGTGGTAGAAAGCGAATCGAAATCGGAAACACCAATTGCCCCAGCTGCTAATTTACATAAGATAACGTCACCAATGGTTGGTACATTTTATGCAGCGCCATCACCAGATTCAGACTCGTATGTCAAAGTAGGAAGCAAAGTGACTCAAGATTCTGTTGTTTGTATCGTAGAGGCGATGAAACTAATGAATGAAATTGAAGCAGAGATTAAAGGGGAAATTGTAGAAATTTTAGTTGAGAATGGACAACTAGTTGAGTACGGTCAAGAGCTATTTTTAGTGAAAGCAGAATAG
- the nusB gene encoding transcription antitermination factor NusB — MKRRLARVKAVQSLFQVDMSGTDKEEAISNVLEEDEVKDTFLDQLVSGTLENLEEIDQLFKSHLENWKIDRVGNVDRAVIRMAIFEMKFLEDIPLNVSLNEAVDVAKSFGGDESGRFVNGVLSKVAETLKA; from the coding sequence ATGAAGAGACGTCTTGCCAGAGTTAAAGCCGTTCAGTCACTTTTTCAAGTTGATATGAGTGGAACCGATAAAGAGGAAGCAATAAGTAATGTACTAGAGGAAGATGAAGTAAAAGATACATTTCTTGATCAGCTAGTCTCAGGTACGTTAGAAAATTTAGAAGAGATTGATCAACTTTTCAAAAGTCATTTAGAAAATTGGAAAATTGACCGTGTTGGAAATGTTGACCGAGCTGTAATTCGGATGGCAATATTCGAAATGAAGTTTTTAGAAGATATTCCACTAAATGTTTCTTTAAATGAAGCGGTTGATGTAGCAAAAAGTTTTGGCGGGGATGAAAGCGGACGTTTTGTTAACGGAGTTTTATCGAAGGTAGCCGAAACTCTAAAAGCTTAG
- the xseA gene encoding exodeoxyribonuclease VII large subunit, translating into MSNDQIFTISALTKYIKRTFDNDEILSNIWIKGEISNFKKHSRGHMYFTIKDDHSRIQAVMFAGNNRFLKFIPEDGMNIIVRGSVTVYEATGQYQIYVNEMQPDGVGNLYLAFEQLKKKLETAGYFHEMYKKPLPKIPKEIGIITSPTGAAVRDIITTLKRRFPQVRITLLPVLVQGTEAPASIVKAIQLANETPGIEVLIVGRGGGSIEELWAFNEEIVANAIFHSNIPIISAVGHETDVTIADFIADKRAATPTAAAELAVPHWEDLYDKISQRKIRLQSSVAKKLEAERKKLTNLQKSYAFRYPEQLVKQKEQQLDRTIDKLQRSMKYLIEKKRTAIVNLEKDVQMNHPKTQVSKAKEQLEKNHALLQQHLGNLKKEKEFEFKHLLTKLEALSPLKIMTRGYSLAYKEDGELIKSVSNVAVGDAVKIKLKDGSVLCQVDNIEKN; encoded by the coding sequence ATGTCAAATGATCAAATTTTTACCATTTCAGCATTAACAAAGTATATAAAACGAACATTTGACAATGATGAAATCCTATCTAATATATGGATAAAAGGCGAGATCTCTAATTTTAAAAAGCATAGCCGTGGGCATATGTATTTTACAATTAAAGATGATCATTCAAGAATTCAAGCGGTTATGTTTGCTGGCAATAACCGCTTCTTGAAGTTCATTCCAGAGGATGGGATGAATATAATTGTTCGTGGCAGTGTCACAGTATATGAAGCGACAGGTCAATATCAAATATATGTAAATGAAATGCAGCCAGATGGTGTAGGAAATTTATATTTGGCTTTTGAACAACTTAAAAAGAAGCTTGAAACAGCAGGTTATTTTCACGAAATGTATAAAAAGCCCCTTCCTAAAATTCCTAAGGAAATAGGAATTATTACCTCGCCGACGGGTGCTGCAGTACGTGATATTATTACAACTCTAAAAAGGCGTTTTCCGCAGGTTAGAATTACCCTCTTGCCTGTCTTGGTTCAGGGTACAGAAGCTCCAGCCTCAATTGTAAAAGCAATACAGCTAGCGAATGAAACCCCAGGAATTGAAGTCTTGATTGTTGGTAGAGGTGGCGGTTCGATAGAGGAACTGTGGGCATTTAATGAGGAGATTGTAGCTAATGCAATTTTCCACTCGAATATTCCAATAATCAGTGCAGTCGGACATGAAACTGATGTTACAATTGCTGATTTTATCGCTGATAAAAGGGCAGCGACACCAACTGCTGCTGCAGAATTAGCTGTTCCTCATTGGGAAGATCTTTATGATAAAATCAGTCAAAGGAAAATTAGATTGCAATCCTCTGTAGCTAAGAAATTGGAAGCCGAGCGAAAGAAATTGACGAATCTACAAAAATCTTATGCATTTCGCTATCCAGAACAGTTAGTTAAGCAAAAAGAACAACAATTAGATCGTACAATTGATAAATTACAGCGAAGCATGAAGTATTTAATTGAAAAGAAAAGAACGGCAATAGTAAACTTAGAAAAAGATGTTCAAATGAATCATCCTAAAACCCAAGTTTCTAAAGCAAAAGAGCAGCTTGAAAAAAACCATGCACTTCTCCAGCAACATTTAGGAAACCTAAAAAAAGAGAAGGAGTTTGAATTTAAACATTTGTTAACGAAATTAGAAGCTCTTAGCCCATTGAAAATTATGACAAGAGGCTATAGCTTAGCATATAAGGAAGATGGCGAGTTAATTAAAAGTGTTTCGAATGTCGCTGTTGGTGACGCAGTGAAAATTAAGTTAAAAGATGGATCAGTGTTATGCCAGGTTGACAACATTGAGAAGAACTGA
- a CDS encoding polyprenyl synthetase family protein, with product MTKLTLSSYLDERKGPLEQMMLDSVERLDVPVHLKQAMLYSLQAGGKRLRPMLLFATIEGFGENFEKGIFVASAIEMIHTYSLIHDDLPAMDNDDLRRGKPTNHKVFGEATAILAGDALLTFAFQVIATIDQNLVSDIQKVNLITELAKAAGPEGMVGGQVADMEAENKQLSLAELEYIHHHKTGDLLSYSIIAGAILANASERDVENLREFAKHLGLAFQIKDDILDIEGAEENLGKRVGSDINNEKSTYPKLLGLDGAKCKLDDHILKSKEYLYNVSINSEKLELLVNYIMERDR from the coding sequence GTGACAAAGTTAACTTTATCTTCTTATCTTGACGAAAGGAAAGGCCCACTAGAACAAATGATGCTTGATTCCGTGGAACGTTTGGATGTACCGGTGCATCTCAAACAAGCCATGTTATATTCCTTACAAGCTGGTGGCAAACGTCTGCGCCCAATGTTATTATTTGCCACTATAGAAGGGTTTGGAGAAAACTTTGAAAAAGGCATTTTTGTAGCAAGTGCGATTGAAATGATACATACCTATTCTTTAATTCATGACGATCTACCAGCGATGGATAATGATGATTTACGTCGAGGGAAACCAACAAACCATAAAGTTTTTGGTGAGGCTACAGCTATATTAGCAGGAGATGCCCTTTTAACATTTGCTTTCCAAGTGATTGCCACAATAGACCAGAATTTAGTTAGCGATATACAAAAAGTTAACCTAATTACTGAGCTTGCAAAAGCAGCAGGGCCAGAAGGAATGGTTGGCGGCCAAGTAGCTGATATGGAAGCTGAGAATAAACAGTTATCACTTGCTGAACTCGAGTATATTCACCACCACAAAACTGGAGATCTATTAAGTTATTCAATTATCGCAGGTGCCATTTTAGCTAATGCTTCTGAACGTGATGTAGAGAATTTACGGGAATTTGCCAAACATTTAGGGTTAGCCTTTCAAATAAAAGATGATATCTTGGACATTGAAGGCGCAGAAGAAAATCTAGGTAAACGAGTGGGCAGTGACATTAATAATGAAAAAAGCACCTACCCAAAACTTCTCGGCCTTGACGGAGCAAAGTGTAAATTGGATGATCATATTCTTAAATCTAAGGAATACTTATATAATGTAAGTATAAATAGTGAAAAATTAGAATTGTTAGTCAACTATATAATGGAGCGTGACCGCTAG
- the spo0A gene encoding sporulation transcription factor Spo0A: protein MQKIKVCIADDNRELVSLLEEYISSQNDMEIAGVAYNGQECLSLVQEEQPDVLILDIIMPHLDGLAVLERLTQQNLSKRPNIIMLTAFGQEDVTKKAVELGASYYILKPFDMETLINKVKEVSGKSQPMIQHKNTSSMHFTRKEPKQFNLDASITSIIHEIGVPAHIKGYMYLREAITMVYNDIELLGSITKVLYPDIAKKFNTTSSRVERAIRHAIEVAWSRGNIESISSLFGYTVSHTKAKPTNSEFIAMVADKLRIEHKVS from the coding sequence GTGCAAAAAATTAAAGTTTGTATTGCAGATGATAATCGAGAACTAGTAAGTTTGCTTGAAGAATACATTTCAAGCCAAAATGATATGGAAATAGCAGGTGTTGCATATAACGGGCAAGAATGTTTATCCTTGGTCCAAGAAGAGCAACCTGATGTATTAATTTTAGATATTATCATGCCTCATCTTGATGGATTAGCAGTGTTAGAAAGATTAACACAACAAAATTTATCTAAAAGACCAAATATTATTATGTTAACAGCATTTGGGCAAGAAGATGTGACGAAGAAAGCGGTCGAGTTAGGTGCGTCTTATTATATATTGAAACCTTTTGACATGGAGACTTTAATTAATAAAGTAAAAGAGGTAAGTGGAAAGTCGCAACCAATGATCCAACATAAAAACACTTCTTCAATGCATTTTACAAGAAAAGAACCAAAACAATTTAATTTAGATGCAAGTATCACTAGCATTATTCATGAAATAGGTGTACCGGCTCATATTAAAGGATATATGTACCTTAGAGAAGCGATAACGATGGTCTATAATGATATTGAATTATTGGGTTCAATTACGAAGGTACTTTATCCTGATATCGCCAAAAAGTTTAACACAACATCAAGCAGAGTAGAACGTGCGATACGTCATGCGATCGAAGTAGCATGGAGTCGTGGAAATATTGAGTCAATTTCAAGTTTATTTGGCTACACGGTCAGTCATACGAAGGCGAAGCCGACGAATAGTGAATTCATCGCTATGGTAGCTGATAAACTTCGAATTGAACATAAAGTATCATAA
- the accC gene encoding acetyl-CoA carboxylase biotin carboxylase subunit encodes MIKKLLIANRGEIAVRIIRACREMGIETVAVYSEADKESLHVRLADEAYCIGPTASAKSYLDFTNIMSVATLTEVDAIHPGYGFLAENADFAEICAECNITFVGPSPEAINKMGTKDVARETMKQAGVPIVPGSNGIIKNIDEAIAIANEITYPVIIKATAGGGGKGIRVARTQEELIKGVSITQQEAQTAFGNPGVYIEKFIEDFRHVEIQVLADNYGNVVHLGERDCSIQRRLQKLLEETPSPAITELKRIEMGDAAVAAAQAVNYSGAGTVEFIFDHNTGDFYFMEMNTRIQVEHPVTEMVTGIDLIKQQILVASGEELAFRQEDITFNGWSIECRINAENPDRNFMPSPGKITMYLPPGGLGVRVDSAAYPGYTIPPFYDSMIAKVITYGETRAEAIAKMKRALHEFVIEGIDTTIPFHLRLLENETFVSGDFNTKFLELHNLTGK; translated from the coding sequence ATGATAAAAAAACTACTAATAGCAAATCGAGGGGAAATTGCAGTTCGGATTATTCGAGCTTGTCGCGAGATGGGGATTGAAACAGTTGCTGTTTATTCAGAAGCTGATAAGGAATCATTACATGTAAGGCTAGCAGATGAGGCTTATTGTATTGGGCCGACAGCTTCTGCAAAAAGCTACCTAGATTTTACTAATATTATGAGTGTTGCTACACTAACTGAAGTCGATGCGATTCACCCAGGTTATGGATTTTTAGCAGAGAATGCAGATTTTGCTGAGATTTGTGCTGAGTGCAATATCACGTTTGTTGGACCAAGTCCAGAAGCAATTAATAAGATGGGAACAAAGGACGTTGCTAGGGAAACGATGAAGCAAGCTGGGGTCCCGATTGTGCCTGGATCAAATGGAATTATTAAAAATATAGATGAGGCAATAGCGATCGCAAATGAAATCACATACCCAGTTATCATCAAAGCAACAGCTGGTGGCGGCGGAAAGGGAATTCGTGTTGCAAGAACTCAGGAAGAGTTAATTAAAGGTGTATCAATCACGCAGCAAGAAGCCCAAACCGCATTTGGCAATCCGGGAGTTTATATTGAAAAATTTATTGAAGATTTCCGACACGTTGAAATTCAAGTATTAGCGGACAACTATGGTAATGTTGTACATTTGGGTGAGAGAGATTGTAGTATCCAACGCCGTCTCCAAAAACTATTAGAAGAAACACCTTCACCAGCGATCACGGAGCTTAAACGAATAGAGATGGGCGATGCTGCTGTAGCTGCCGCTCAAGCGGTAAACTATTCTGGTGCAGGAACGGTAGAATTTATATTTGATCATAATACTGGTGATTTTTACTTTATGGAGATGAATACGCGAATTCAAGTTGAGCATCCTGTGACAGAAATGGTTACTGGGATAGACCTCATTAAGCAACAAATCCTCGTTGCTTCAGGGGAAGAGCTTGCTTTCAGGCAGGAGGATATAACCTTTAACGGTTGGTCGATTGAATGCCGTATTAATGCTGAAAATCCAGACAGAAACTTCATGCCTTCACCTGGTAAGATAACAATGTACTTGCCACCAGGTGGGTTAGGTGTTAGGGTAGATTCAGCAGCATATCCTGGTTACACGATCCCACCGTTTTACGATTCTATGATTGCAAAGGTAATTACTTATGGAGAGACTAGAGCAGAAGCAATTGCGAAAATGAAACGAGCTCTACATGAATTTGTTATTGAAGGTATTGATACGACAATTCCATTTCATCTAAGATTATTAGAAAATGAAACATTTGTTAGTGGAGACTTTAATACAAAATTTTTGGAACTGCACAATTTAACTGGTAAATAA
- a CDS encoding TlyA family RNA methyltransferase: MAKKERIDVLLVDRGLIETREKAKRSVMAGLVFCNNERVDKPGAKVDQDAELLVKGDLLPYVSRGGLKLEKAIEEFQFDLKEKIVLDIGSSTGGFTDCALQNGAKLVYAVDVGYNQLAWKLRQDERVVVMERTNFRYVTKDNFTKGLPNFATIDVSFISLRIILPALANVLEKGSHVSALVKPQFEAGREEVGKKGIVRDERVHRKVLEEIVSFSLNLGFDVRGLSYSPIKGGEGNIEFLLHLYWTGTTEPGDNNIASITELVSEAHHKLKQ; this comes from the coding sequence ATGGCAAAAAAAGAAAGAATTGATGTTCTCTTAGTTGATCGTGGATTAATTGAAACGAGAGAAAAAGCAAAGAGGTCTGTTATGGCAGGCCTTGTGTTTTGTAATAATGAACGAGTTGATAAGCCAGGAGCAAAAGTAGACCAAGATGCGGAATTATTAGTGAAGGGAGACCTACTCCCTTATGTCAGTAGAGGTGGCCTAAAGCTTGAAAAGGCAATAGAAGAGTTTCAATTTGACCTAAAAGAAAAAATTGTCTTGGATATTGGCTCCTCTACAGGTGGTTTCACAGATTGTGCTCTTCAAAATGGTGCTAAGCTCGTCTATGCTGTGGATGTAGGGTATAATCAATTAGCTTGGAAATTAAGGCAAGATGAACGTGTCGTGGTTATGGAAAGAACAAATTTCCGCTATGTAACAAAAGACAACTTCACCAAGGGGCTTCCTAACTTTGCTACTATTGACGTCTCTTTTATTTCCTTACGTATTATTTTACCAGCATTGGCTAATGTTTTGGAAAAAGGTAGTCATGTGTCTGCGCTAGTAAAGCCCCAATTTGAAGCCGGTCGTGAGGAAGTTGGGAAAAAAGGCATTGTTAGAGATGAACGAGTTCATCGAAAAGTTTTAGAAGAGATCGTGAGTTTTTCTTTAAACCTAGGGTTTGATGTACGTGGATTGTCTTATTCACCTATTAAAGGTGGAGAAGGAAATATAGAGTTTTTACTACATCTTTATTGGACAGGCACTACTGAACCTGGAGATAATAATATTGCTTCAATTACTGAGTTAGTCTCAGAAGCACACCATAAATTAAAACAGTAA
- a CDS encoding Asp23/Gls24 family envelope stress response protein produces the protein MTEKNHVIDMEEQQTKLGKVEISPEVIEVITSLAAAEVEGIATMRGNFATGVAEKLGRKSHGKGVKVDLGQDGISVDVYVVMNYGVSIPDVAKKVQDNIHQTLITMTAIDLSAVNVHVVGIQLESQQVIVDNQE, from the coding sequence ATGACTGAAAAAAATCATGTAATTGATATGGAAGAGCAACAGACGAAGCTAGGAAAAGTTGAAATTTCTCCTGAAGTAATTGAAGTTATTACAAGCTTAGCGGCAGCCGAAGTTGAAGGTATTGCTACCATGAGAGGGAATTTTGCAACTGGAGTAGCAGAGAAGCTAGGTAGAAAAAGCCACGGTAAAGGCGTAAAAGTAGATTTAGGTCAAGATGGGATTTCGGTTGATGTGTATGTTGTAATGAATTATGGGGTATCTATTCCTGATGTAGCTAAGAAAGTTCAAGATAATATTCATCAAACGTTAATCACTATGACTGCAATTGACTTAAGTGCTGTTAATGTACACGTTGTAGGTATTCAGCTTGAATCACAACAAGTGATTGTTGATAATCAAGAATAA
- the dxs gene encoding 1-deoxy-D-xylulose-5-phosphate synthase has translation MDLTKITDPNFLNKYSKEQLEALAVDIRGFLVEKLSVTGGHLGPNLGVVELTLALHKEFNSPKDKFIWDVGHQAYVHKILTGRANRFDELRQYKGLCGFPKRSESEHDVWETGHSSTSLSAAMGMAVARDIKGTDEKIVAIIGDGALTGGMALEALNHIGHEQKDLIVILNDNEMSIAPNVGALHNVLGRLRTAGKYQKAKDELEQLLKKIPTFGGKIAATAERLKDSLKYLFVSGMFFEEMGFTYLGPVDGHNLDDLLENIKYAKKTKGPVIIHVLTKKGKGYAPAENDALGTWHGLGPYKIESGEVVKNPGPPSYSAVFANTLVKAAKTDNRLVAITAAMPGGTRLDIFAKEFPDRMFDVGIAEQHATTMAGGLATQGLKPVFAVYSTFLQRGYDQVVHDICRQNLNVFFAIDRAGLVGADGETHQGVFDISFLRHIPNMTILSAKDENELQHMVYTATQYNDGPIAVRYPRGNGYGIKMDEELKQIPIGKWEVLREGNDLAILTFGTTVPMAEEAAEILAKEGISVKVINARCIKPLDEEMLLDLASKNYSILTIEEAALQGGFGSAVLEYYHDHSYHNMIVERMGIPDQFIEHGSVNKLLAEIGMTTKDVVTNVQKMIPRKQQRA, from the coding sequence TTGGATTTAACAAAAATAACAGATCCAAATTTTTTAAATAAGTATAGTAAAGAGCAATTAGAAGCGTTAGCTGTTGACATTAGAGGTTTTCTTGTCGAGAAGCTTTCAGTCACTGGAGGACATTTAGGCCCGAATTTGGGAGTGGTTGAGCTAACCCTTGCTTTGCATAAGGAGTTTAACAGTCCGAAGGATAAATTTATCTGGGATGTTGGTCATCAAGCCTATGTTCATAAAATCTTAACTGGACGTGCTAATCGATTTGATGAGCTGCGTCAATATAAAGGACTTTGCGGCTTTCCGAAGCGCTCAGAAAGCGAGCATGATGTTTGGGAAACTGGACATAGTTCTACCTCGTTATCGGCTGCAATGGGAATGGCTGTAGCAAGAGACATCAAAGGGACTGATGAAAAAATCGTCGCAATTATTGGTGATGGTGCCTTAACAGGTGGAATGGCTTTAGAAGCTTTAAATCATATTGGTCATGAACAAAAAGATCTGATCGTTATTTTAAATGATAACGAAATGTCGATTGCTCCTAACGTAGGTGCTCTTCATAATGTTTTAGGAAGACTTAGAACTGCAGGAAAGTATCAAAAAGCGAAGGATGAACTTGAGCAATTATTGAAGAAAATCCCTACATTTGGCGGGAAAATTGCTGCAACTGCAGAACGCTTAAAAGATAGCTTGAAGTATTTATTTGTTTCAGGAATGTTCTTTGAAGAAATGGGCTTTACCTATTTAGGTCCAGTTGACGGTCATAATTTAGATGATTTATTAGAAAATATTAAATATGCGAAAAAAACAAAAGGACCTGTGATTATTCATGTTTTAACGAAAAAAGGAAAAGGCTATGCCCCTGCTGAGAATGATGCTTTAGGAACGTGGCATGGTTTAGGACCCTATAAAATTGAATCAGGTGAAGTAGTTAAAAATCCTGGACCGCCAAGCTACAGTGCAGTTTTTGCCAATACGTTAGTAAAGGCAGCTAAAACCGATAACAGACTTGTCGCAATTACTGCTGCAATGCCAGGTGGAACTAGGTTAGATATTTTTGCAAAAGAATTTCCTGATAGGATGTTTGATGTTGGAATAGCAGAACAACATGCTACAACCATGGCTGGTGGCTTAGCTACTCAAGGTTTAAAACCTGTTTTTGCAGTTTATTCGACGTTTTTACAGCGTGGTTACGACCAAGTTGTACATGATATTTGTAGACAAAATCTGAATGTCTTTTTTGCAATTGATCGCGCTGGCTTAGTTGGTGCGGATGGTGAAACTCACCAAGGGGTGTTTGACATTTCTTTCTTACGCCACATCCCAAATATGACAATTCTTTCTGCTAAGGATGAAAATGAATTACAGCATATGGTTTATACAGCTACTCAGTATAATGACGGACCAATTGCTGTTAGATACCCACGTGGGAATGGTTATGGGATTAAAATGGATGAAGAGCTAAAACAAATCCCGATTGGTAAATGGGAAGTCCTCCGAGAAGGAAATGATTTAGCGATATTAACATTTGGAACTACAGTCCCAATGGCCGAAGAAGCAGCGGAGATATTAGCAAAAGAAGGAATTTCAGTTAAAGTGATTAATGCTAGATGTATTAAGCCATTAGATGAGGAAATGCTTCTAGATTTAGCTAGTAAGAATTATTCAATTTTAACGATTGAAGAGGCGGCGCTTCAAGGTGGATTTGGAAGTGCGGTATTAGAATATTATCATGATCATTCTTATCATAATATGATTGTAGAAAGAATGGGAATTCCGGATCAATTTATCGAACATGGTAGTGTCAATAAGCTTTTAGCTGAAATTGGCATGACAACAAAAGATGTTGTTACTAACGTTCAAAAGATGATCCCTAGAAAACAACAGAGGGCATAA
- the ahrC gene encoding transcriptional regulator AhrC/ArgR — MNKGQRHIKIREIIANREIETQDELVDHLKSAGFNVTQATVSRDIKELHLVKVPMQDGRYKYSLPADQRFNPLQKLKRSLMDSFVSIDRANNLIVMKTLPGNANAVGALIDNLDWNEILGTICGDDTILIICRTTEDSPILSERFLEML; from the coding sequence TTGAATAAAGGACAACGTCATATTAAAATTCGTGAGATCATTGCTAATAGAGAAATTGAAACTCAAGATGAACTGGTTGATCATTTAAAAAGTGCAGGATTTAATGTTACGCAAGCCACTGTCTCTAGAGATATTAAGGAACTTCATCTTGTGAAGGTTCCTATGCAAGATGGAAGGTACAAATATAGCTTACCGGCTGATCAGCGTTTTAATCCTTTGCAAAAGTTAAAACGCTCTCTTATGGATAGCTTTGTCAGTATTGATCGGGCAAACAATTTAATTGTTATGAAAACGTTACCTGGAAATGCCAATGCGGTTGGTGCTTTAATTGATAACCTTGATTGGAATGAGATATTAGGAACTATTTGTGGTGATGATACGATATTAATTATTTGTCGTACAACTGAGGATAGCCCGATATTAAGTGAACGTTTTTTAGAAATGCTTTAG
- a CDS encoding exodeoxyribonuclease VII small subunit has protein sequence MSEKLNLSFEEAMEKLEEVVEKLEQGDVPLEKAISMFQEGMTLSKLCHDKLKTVEQSMDRILHEDGKVEQTTFQED, from the coding sequence ATGAGTGAAAAATTAAATTTATCATTTGAAGAAGCAATGGAAAAGTTAGAGGAAGTCGTTGAGAAACTTGAACAAGGTGACGTGCCGTTAGAAAAAGCAATTTCGATGTTTCAAGAAGGAATGACTTTATCAAAGTTATGTCATGATAAATTAAAAACAGTTGAACAAAGTATGGATCGGATCTTACACGAGGACGGGAAAGTTGAGCAAACAACTTTTCAGGAGGACTAA